One window of Treponema denticola genomic DNA carries:
- the recN gene encoding DNA repair protein RecN: MLENISVKNIALIDNLFVEFENGLNVLSGETGAGKSILIGSLTLLLGGKTSTDLIRSGTDEAVVSGSFFIGTEHSEALKWLAEHGIEPEDNRILLRRNLKQNGRSNAWIQSTPVTRNELEDFTSLLVDIHGQHDHQSLFRIAEHRRFLDSFAGINNEVKMFTSLYAELAEKRTELENLNLSEKELAEKQELLQFAIDEITKAKLKEDEKEELEAEEKRLNQFEKLFEALNTASQLFSDESGIISLTKKAMHNLETAKNCDEELEDLSKRLETGYYELDDISSSIDSYLSKLTFNPERVEQVQERLSLIYKLTKKYGATIHDVLNYAKNAEEQLESLSKREAGKSELEQKIGILQSKLLKLGRILSEKRKEASSKLQKEVEEVLSNLGMPKTKFQVRVDTRLPEGNKLSANPYGFDDIEFMISPNAGEPLRPLAKIASGGELSRVMLALKTVLAEGDEADTLIFDEIDTGIGGEVAVNVASHMKKLSKKKQILCITHLAVIASHADNHIKIEKNTIGQTTKTSAAAVSGKARLEEIARMLAGDELSEASLRHAEELLLKYVR; encoded by the coding sequence ATGCTTGAAAATATATCGGTAAAAAACATAGCTTTAATAGACAACCTCTTTGTAGAATTCGAAAACGGTTTAAATGTTTTAAGCGGTGAAACAGGCGCCGGAAAGTCGATATTAATCGGCTCCTTAACTCTTTTACTTGGAGGAAAAACATCTACCGACCTTATACGCTCAGGTACTGATGAAGCCGTAGTATCGGGAAGCTTTTTTATCGGAACTGAACACAGCGAGGCCTTAAAATGGCTTGCAGAACATGGAATCGAACCTGAAGATAACCGCATTCTTCTCCGCCGCAATTTAAAACAAAACGGCCGATCCAATGCTTGGATACAGAGTACACCGGTAACAAGGAACGAACTTGAAGACTTCACCTCTCTTTTGGTGGATATCCACGGCCAGCACGATCATCAGTCTCTTTTTAGAATTGCAGAACACCGCCGTTTTTTGGACAGCTTTGCAGGCATAAACAACGAAGTGAAAATGTTTACCTCTCTTTATGCCGAACTTGCTGAAAAAAGAACAGAGCTTGAAAACTTAAACCTTTCCGAAAAAGAACTTGCCGAAAAACAAGAGCTTTTGCAGTTTGCCATCGATGAAATAACAAAGGCAAAATTGAAAGAAGACGAAAAAGAAGAACTTGAAGCTGAAGAAAAAAGATTAAACCAATTCGAAAAACTCTTTGAAGCCTTAAACACGGCTTCTCAGCTTTTTTCCGATGAATCGGGTATCATCAGCCTTACAAAAAAAGCAATGCATAACCTTGAAACTGCAAAAAATTGCGATGAAGAACTTGAAGACCTTTCAAAAAGGCTTGAAACCGGCTACTACGAATTGGACGATATAAGTTCTTCTATAGATTCCTATCTTTCAAAACTGACATTTAATCCTGAAAGGGTGGAACAAGTACAAGAAAGGCTTTCTTTAATATATAAGTTGACAAAAAAATACGGGGCAACAATACACGATGTCTTAAACTATGCCAAAAATGCCGAAGAACAGCTTGAAAGTCTTTCCAAACGGGAGGCCGGAAAATCGGAGCTCGAACAGAAAATAGGAATTTTGCAGTCAAAGCTTTTAAAACTGGGAAGAATCCTATCCGAAAAACGCAAGGAGGCATCTTCAAAACTTCAAAAGGAGGTTGAAGAAGTTCTTTCCAATTTAGGTATGCCCAAAACAAAATTCCAAGTGCGGGTTGACACTCGGCTCCCTGAAGGGAACAAGCTATCGGCAAATCCTTACGGTTTTGACGATATCGAGTTTATGATAAGCCCCAATGCGGGGGAACCTTTGCGGCCTCTTGCCAAAATTGCATCAGGGGGAGAGCTTTCTCGCGTTATGCTTGCCTTAAAAACGGTACTTGCGGAAGGAGATGAAGCGGACACCCTAATATTTGATGAAATCGATACCGGCATCGGCGGAGAAGTTGCGGTAAATGTAGCCTCCCATATGAAAAAGCTGTCGAAAAAAAAGCAAATTCTTTGTATTACTCACCTTGCGGTAATCGCATCTCATGCCGATAATCACATTAAGATAGAAAAGAATACGATAGGGCAAACTACCAAAACCTCGGCAGCAGCTGTTTCAGGCAAGGCAAGGCTTGAAGAAATAGCAAGAATGCTGGCGGGCGACGAATTAAGTGAGGCATCTCTCAGACATGCTGAAGAGCTTCTGTTAAAATATGTCCGATAG
- a CDS encoding HD domain-containing protein — MIFTTKTVLKLFEAFSIQRWNDLIRPFEIVEMDKTAEKTFLAYIIGKYEEKKGKKIDWDKIIDGSVFDILRKIALCDIKAPVQRKIRKEYPEEYKKINEWIFEKYNDIFPDGEFKAKFHSYLFEEPDKDDITWKVSRAAHKYSTIREFEMLKPVNEAFRLTEIDGFLKEEICEFMDLTGIQLLLANQNPHKLITEIEKLRFQVRWNQTPRVPPTTVLGHSFYVAALTLLMCYDLNINKERRYNNFFSALFHDLPEAVTRDIISPVKQATDHLPAVVKEIEERIVKDELLPLMDESFIDEVMYYISDEFENRVIVNKQVKIVSFEELSQKYADKEFKGTDGRLVRVADQIAAFVEAESSIKYGITSKHLEEGRKNILGAYPVGTKINNLSTDVFFNAYR; from the coding sequence ATGATTTTTACGACAAAAACCGTTTTAAAATTATTTGAGGCTTTCTCAATCCAGCGTTGGAACGATCTTATCCGGCCCTTTGAAATAGTCGAAATGGATAAAACAGCCGAAAAGACCTTTTTAGCCTATATAATCGGAAAATATGAAGAAAAAAAAGGTAAAAAAATCGATTGGGATAAGATAATCGACGGTTCCGTTTTTGATATTTTAAGAAAAATAGCCCTTTGCGATATAAAGGCGCCGGTGCAAAGAAAAATCCGAAAAGAATACCCTGAAGAATATAAAAAAATTAACGAATGGATATTCGAAAAATATAATGATATTTTTCCCGACGGAGAATTTAAGGCTAAATTTCATTCATATCTTTTTGAAGAACCCGATAAAGATGATATAACATGGAAGGTTTCACGGGCCGCACATAAATATTCTACAATAAGAGAATTTGAAATGCTTAAACCGGTAAACGAAGCATTCCGTTTAACCGAAATTGACGGCTTTTTAAAGGAAGAAATCTGCGAGTTTATGGATTTAACCGGCATTCAGCTTCTCCTTGCAAACCAAAACCCTCATAAACTTATAACCGAAATAGAAAAATTAAGATTTCAAGTAAGATGGAACCAGACGCCGCGTGTTCCTCCGACAACGGTATTGGGGCACTCCTTTTATGTTGCAGCCCTAACCCTTTTAATGTGTTACGATTTAAACATTAATAAGGAAAGAAGATATAACAATTTTTTTTCGGCCCTATTTCATGATCTTCCTGAAGCGGTTACAAGGGATATTATTTCGCCCGTAAAACAGGCAACGGATCACTTGCCCGCCGTAGTAAAAGAAATTGAAGAGCGCATAGTAAAGGACGAGCTTTTACCCTTGATGGACGAATCTTTTATAGATGAGGTTATGTATTATATATCCGATGAATTTGAAAACAGGGTTATTGTAAACAAACAGGTAAAAATTGTAAGTTTTGAAGAGTTATCGCAAAAATATGCCGATAAGGAATTTAAGGGTACGGATGGACGCTTGGTAAGGGTTGCCGACCAGATAGCAGCCTTTGTTGAGGCCGAAAGCTCAATCAAATACGGAATTACATCCAAGCATTTGGAAGAAGGCCGCAAAAACATACTGGGAGCTTATCCCGTAGGAACAAAGATAAATAATTTAAGCACGGATGTATTTTTTAATGCATACCGATAA
- a CDS encoding cyclic nucleotide-binding domain-containing protein: MNKVEMDRDIFFQEVKQTAIFSCIEDADLMQIIDFSEILSYERGESIITEGTENNGFFVLLSGKLEIVKSGKWGDVKIGILQNNASFGETSLFKDQPATATVNALDPSTILLISKEQFTAYIKAHPKAGNVILTYIVFSLLQKLNTTNEERVQEKNIEFSPEDLAFMVDMFTTQDSQS, from the coding sequence ATGAACAAGGTAGAAATGGATAGAGACATTTTTTTTCAAGAAGTAAAACAAACAGCTATTTTTTCGTGCATTGAAGATGCGGATTTAATGCAGATAATAGATTTTTCTGAAATTCTTTCCTATGAACGAGGCGAAAGTATTATTACCGAAGGTACCGAAAACAATGGCTTTTTTGTATTATTAAGCGGAAAACTTGAAATAGTAAAAAGCGGAAAATGGGGAGATGTAAAAATAGGTATTTTACAAAACAATGCAAGCTTTGGTGAAACTTCTCTCTTTAAAGATCAGCCTGCAACGGCCACCGTAAACGCCTTGGATCCTTCGACAATCCTCCTAATATCTAAAGAGCAATTTACGGCATATATAAAAGCTCACCCAAAAGCAGGAAATGTTATCCTAACCTATATAGTTTTTAGTCTGCTGCAAAAACTCAATACCACGAATGAAGAAAGGGTACAGGAAAAAAACATTGAATTCTCTCCGGAAGATTTAGCCTTTATGGTTGATATGTTTACCACTCAGGACTCGCAATCCTAA
- a CDS encoding M23 family metallopeptidase, with the protein MYKKNILRLLFFVLFSFAGFAEDVIHIIEKGDTLYSISKKYNTPVDSILKKNNLSDPSKIKIGQKLIIPVASSAKNDKKTNVKTGSEELTHVIQKGDTLYALAKKFGVKFSDILKLNGLSEKTPLKIGQILKIPKGKSQGSAKEQKSNSAQTDKQDKTSITKAGSDKETQSVKPSTSTKQADSKLLWPVPASKVSYLSGKITGVVIDSVKGQSVKAVSSGKVVSTGPHRGFGQVVFVQSKTKHIYVYGGMEKIVVKKGDTIAVGQKLGELGVELLTGKARLYFMVYDKNKPIDPAKAPRGL; encoded by the coding sequence ATGTATAAAAAAAACATTTTAAGGCTTTTATTTTTTGTTCTGTTCTCATTTGCCGGATTTGCGGAAGATGTTATCCACATAATCGAAAAAGGAGACACCCTCTATTCTATCAGTAAAAAATATAACACGCCTGTAGATTCTATTCTCAAAAAAAATAATTTAAGCGATCCTTCAAAAATAAAAATAGGACAAAAACTCATAATTCCCGTAGCAAGTTCTGCAAAAAATGATAAAAAAACTAATGTCAAGACCGGTTCGGAGGAACTTACTCATGTGATACAAAAAGGAGACACCCTTTATGCCTTGGCAAAAAAATTCGGTGTCAAATTTTCCGATATTCTTAAACTAAACGGCCTTAGCGAAAAAACACCCCTAAAAATAGGCCAAATTTTAAAAATCCCTAAAGGTAAATCCCAAGGCTCGGCCAAAGAGCAGAAGAGCAATTCAGCCCAAACCGATAAGCAAGACAAGACCTCAATTACAAAGGCGGGCTCCGATAAGGAAACACAATCCGTAAAACCAAGCACTTCTACAAAGCAGGCCGATTCCAAGCTACTTTGGCCCGTTCCGGCCTCAAAGGTTTCTTATCTTTCAGGGAAAATTACAGGAGTCGTTATAGACTCGGTAAAAGGACAGTCCGTAAAGGCTGTAAGCTCGGGGAAGGTCGTATCTACAGGCCCGCACCGTGGCTTCGGGCAGGTCGTATTTGTTCAATCTAAGACAAAACACATCTATGTTTACGGCGGAATGGAGAAAATCGTCGTAAAAAAAGGCGATACAATCGCCGTAGGTCAAAAGCTGGGAGAGCTGGGAGTAGAATTACTTACCGGTAAGGCAAGACTTTACTTTATGGTTTACGATAAAAATAAGCCCATCGACCCTGCAAAGGCCCCAAGAGGCCTATAG
- a CDS encoding HPF/RaiA family ribosome-associated protein, with amino-acid sequence MNINIQAVKFTMDEDQKKYLDQKFKRIEYADNLITDIQCFIKLDKKFIYDTTINFRWGGTAHVSTENYEFEAGVNKMMDIADQKVKKEKDKIQEKK; translated from the coding sequence ATGAACATTAACATTCAAGCAGTAAAATTTACGATGGACGAGGATCAGAAAAAATATCTCGATCAAAAGTTTAAAAGAATTGAATATGCGGATAATCTTATTACCGATATTCAGTGCTTTATCAAACTGGATAAAAAGTTTATCTACGACACAACAATTAACTTCAGGTGGGGGGGCACGGCCCATGTTTCAACCGAAAACTATGAGTTTGAGGCCGGCGTCAATAAAATGATGGATATAGCCGACCAAAAAGTCAAAAAAGAGAAGGACAAAATTCAAGAAAAGAAATAA
- the hprK gene encoding HPr(Ser) kinase/phosphatase: MKTTENQAKSVYKKTLNVYSKDMANISFSVLNLLELDLKKHDSLELTCVSGRMGLSNKILEPNINRPGLALSGFFDSFANERVQLFGRGEYAYLATLTEKKDLSTIEKMFSFKIPCCLFSNDLKPPKEFLEISDKHNCPILTSTLSSNELALRLLRILSNTFAPKISLHGVLVEVFGLGILIMGSSGVGKSETALELIERGHRLVADDVVEISCINGNTLVGRGANKIIGHHMEIRGLGIINIRQLYGIGAIREVKQIQLVAKLEEWDAEKVYDRLGTEELTTEILDVKIPLLEIPVKPGRNVPIILETAAKNERLKSMGYFSAREFSRNVLRWIETDSARTPYYTDDDTY; this comes from the coding sequence ATGAAAACAACCGAAAATCAGGCAAAGTCTGTTTACAAAAAGACCTTAAATGTGTATAGTAAAGACATGGCTAACATAAGCTTTTCGGTGCTCAACCTTTTGGAATTAGACCTTAAAAAACATGACTCCCTTGAATTAACCTGTGTATCGGGGAGAATGGGGCTTTCCAATAAGATTCTGGAACCTAATATCAACCGTCCGGGACTTGCCCTTTCAGGCTTTTTCGATTCATTTGCAAATGAAAGAGTGCAGCTTTTCGGCCGAGGAGAATATGCCTATCTTGCCACCCTTACGGAAAAAAAAGACCTGTCCACAATCGAAAAAATGTTTTCTTTTAAAATTCCGTGCTGTTTATTTTCAAACGATTTAAAACCTCCAAAAGAATTTTTAGAAATAAGCGATAAGCATAATTGCCCTATTTTGACTTCAACTCTTTCTTCAAATGAACTGGCCTTACGCCTCTTAAGAATCCTATCGAATACCTTTGCACCTAAAATTTCTTTACATGGAGTCTTGGTTGAAGTTTTCGGCCTAGGCATTCTCATAATGGGCAGCTCAGGAGTCGGAAAAAGCGAAACAGCCCTTGAGCTCATCGAAAGAGGACACCGCCTCGTAGCCGACGATGTGGTCGAAATCTCCTGCATAAACGGAAATACCCTTGTAGGACGGGGAGCCAATAAGATTATAGGACACCACATGGAAATAAGAGGTTTGGGTATAATAAACATACGACAGCTTTACGGTATAGGAGCTATACGGGAAGTAAAGCAGATTCAGCTGGTTGCAAAACTTGAAGAATGGGATGCCGAAAAGGTTTATGATAGATTGGGAACTGAAGAACTTACAACGGAAATTCTTGATGTTAAAATTCCTCTGTTGGAAATACCGGTTAAACCCGGAAGGAATGTGCCGATTATTTTAGAAACGGCAGCTAAAAATGAAAGACTAAAGAGTATGGGGTATTTTTCTGCAAGAGAATTCAGCAGAAATGTTCTTAGATGGATCGAAACCGATTCTGCAAGGACACCCTACTACACTGATGACGACACATATTAA
- a CDS encoding HPr family phosphocarrier protein, with the protein MISKTIKVQNRAGIHARPAALIAQKSNNFSSEIFLCKEDAKINAKSVIGIITMAAAYGTELTLTCDGPDEKEACEAIETIFNNKFEEE; encoded by the coding sequence ATGATTTCAAAAACTATTAAGGTTCAAAATCGGGCCGGAATACATGCCCGTCCGGCAGCTCTTATTGCACAAAAATCGAATAATTTTTCTTCGGAGATTTTTTTATGCAAGGAAGATGCAAAAATCAATGCCAAATCGGTAATAGGAATTATAACTATGGCCGCAGCCTACGGCACGGAGCTCACTCTTACCTGCGATGGGCCTGATGAAAAGGAAGCATGCGAAGCAATCGAAACTATTTTTAACAATAAATTTGAAGAAGAATAA
- a CDS encoding TldD/PmbA family protein — MRFDDLKSHARLFSEYTELRVQENTAMSVAALNGDLVNNVQARKAGVCARSFKDGVWGFASSPEQTDEAIASSIKSASENVKFLAKKTGSGQAELPAFTGQGTYGKYDPSKDADQKEAIDFIKDLENYTAKKYPELQSRIFRISANGTERHLITSDKADAHTYISRANLMVSFKLLSEGQPIGLYDVFGGYGQFKNLFDKPNLYYSKIDEMVENLKQKAAGVYAKPGIHDVVLGPDLAGILAHEAIGHTTESDFVMSGSIAADFMNKEVATPLVTLVDFAYECNGKICPVPIWIDDEGVAAKDAVIIKDGILRSYMHNKQSAAIFKVDPTGNARANEFSDEPLVRMRNTAILPGKDKLKDMIASIDNGYYFVRSSNGQADSTSEFMFGVVLGYEIKNGKIGRAVKDCTIAGVAFDMLKTVTMVSDDMSWSNAGMCGKKQLINVGMGGPAIKCKIGVGGRE, encoded by the coding sequence ATGAGATTTGATGATTTAAAGAGCCATGCGAGGCTTTTTTCGGAGTACACCGAACTTAGGGTTCAAGAAAATACGGCTATGTCGGTTGCAGCCCTAAACGGTGATCTTGTAAACAATGTTCAAGCCCGAAAAGCCGGAGTTTGTGCCCGCTCTTTTAAGGACGGGGTATGGGGCTTTGCCTCATCACCCGAACAAACGGACGAGGCCATAGCCTCATCTATAAAATCGGCAAGCGAAAACGTTAAGTTTTTAGCTAAAAAAACGGGAAGCGGTCAAGCAGAACTTCCTGCCTTTACGGGACAGGGCACCTACGGAAAATACGATCCTTCCAAGGATGCCGATCAAAAGGAAGCTATAGACTTTATAAAAGACCTTGAAAACTACACGGCAAAAAAATATCCCGAACTTCAATCAAGAATTTTTAGAATCTCGGCCAATGGAACCGAAAGGCATCTTATTACCTCGGACAAGGCTGATGCCCATACCTATATTTCAAGGGCAAATTTAATGGTGAGCTTTAAGCTCCTTTCGGAAGGCCAACCCATAGGCCTCTACGATGTATTCGGAGGCTACGGTCAATTTAAAAACCTCTTCGATAAGCCTAATCTTTACTATTCTAAAATAGACGAAATGGTTGAAAACCTAAAACAAAAGGCGGCCGGAGTCTATGCTAAGCCCGGTATTCACGATGTTGTACTCGGCCCCGACCTTGCAGGTATCCTTGCCCATGAAGCAATAGGACATACCACAGAATCGGACTTCGTAATGTCCGGTTCCATTGCAGCAGACTTTATGAATAAGGAAGTTGCGACTCCATTGGTAACACTCGTAGACTTTGCCTACGAGTGTAACGGTAAAATATGCCCAGTTCCGATTTGGATAGACGATGAGGGAGTTGCTGCAAAGGATGCCGTTATAATAAAGGACGGAATCTTACGATCCTATATGCATAACAAACAGTCGGCAGCCATCTTCAAGGTAGATCCTACAGGAAACGCCCGTGCAAACGAGTTTTCGGATGAGCCTTTGGTGCGTATGCGGAACACCGCCATTCTCCCCGGAAAGGATAAGCTCAAGGACATGATAGCGAGCATCGATAACGGCTACTATTTTGTACGCTCATCGAATGGGCAGGCCGACTCTACAAGCGAATTTATGTTCGGCGTAGTGCTCGGTTATGAAATTAAAAACGGAAAAATCGGCAGGGCCGTAAAGGATTGCACTATAGCGGGAGTAGCCTTCGACATGCTTAAAACCGTAACAATGGTAAGCGACGATATGAGTTGGAGCAATGCCGGCATGTGCGGAAAAAAGCAGCTCATCAATGTAGGAATGGGCGGGCCTGCAATCAAGTGTAAAATCGGAGTAGGAGGACGGGAATAA
- a CDS encoding TldD/PmbA family protein, translating into MSGFDGIKHTEFILDALKKEGADKATARVSKSVKSEMNIDAGRLSLYRSTTDISVSMTSLVESKKGYIAGNDLSEKVLKENAAKAVSLSRSSEKDDGNDISPMQKGETLSYGDTEPNNEKMYERLKEFLDYTKSAYPSLQLNQCVLDFTRSEQNFANSNGVRFTQSSSIYNFAAMFFAKDGKGTSSFNYSEAAHLNLDKPLKDWGNLDEIMRENCGQTVTAPLSGSFTGDIVITPMSMIDFVGTMLGLFMGDMPLITGTSIWKDKLNQKVLSDLFTLHSFPRKPAGTELESLYTGDGFKTENKTLIEKGVLKDFVLGLYGSKKTGLPRCVSGGEGLIIESGNTAKADMIKNVKKGILLGRFSGGNPAANGDFSGVAKNSYLIENGEITKPLSETMIAGNIVKMFNDIISVSKEKVDYGNAIVPWMHSTGITISGK; encoded by the coding sequence ATGAGCGGATTTGACGGAATAAAACATACGGAATTTATCTTGGATGCCCTTAAAAAAGAGGGAGCCGATAAGGCTACGGCAAGGGTTTCAAAAAGCGTAAAAAGTGAAATGAATATTGATGCAGGCCGTTTAAGCCTTTACAGGAGCACGACGGATATTTCAGTTTCGATGACCTCCCTTGTAGAAAGCAAAAAGGGCTATATTGCAGGAAACGATTTAAGCGAAAAGGTCTTAAAAGAAAATGCAGCAAAGGCTGTTTCCCTTTCTCGTTCTTCCGAAAAAGATGACGGGAACGATATTTCACCTATGCAAAAGGGAGAAACTCTTTCCTACGGCGATACGGAACCCAATAACGAAAAAATGTATGAGAGGCTAAAAGAATTTTTAGATTATACAAAATCGGCCTACCCTAGCCTGCAATTAAACCAATGTGTTTTGGACTTTACACGAAGCGAACAAAACTTTGCAAACTCAAACGGAGTGCGCTTTACACAAAGCTCAAGCATATACAATTTTGCTGCAATGTTCTTTGCAAAAGACGGCAAGGGTACGAGCAGCTTTAACTATAGCGAAGCCGCTCACCTTAACTTGGATAAGCCCTTAAAGGACTGGGGAAACCTCGATGAGATAATGAGGGAAAACTGCGGGCAAACGGTTACAGCCCCTCTTTCAGGTTCCTTTACAGGGGATATAGTTATAACTCCTATGAGTATGATAGATTTTGTAGGTACTATGCTGGGGCTTTTTATGGGAGATATGCCCCTCATTACAGGCACATCTATTTGGAAGGATAAATTAAACCAAAAAGTACTATCGGATTTATTTACCCTCCATTCGTTTCCCCGAAAACCGGCGGGCACTGAACTTGAAAGCCTTTACACCGGAGACGGCTTTAAAACCGAAAACAAAACACTTATCGAAAAGGGCGTTTTAAAAGACTTTGTTTTAGGGCTTTACGGTTCTAAAAAAACAGGACTACCGCGCTGTGTTTCGGGAGGAGAAGGCTTAATCATCGAAAGCGGAAATACGGCAAAGGCCGATATGATTAAGAATGTCAAAAAAGGAATTTTACTCGGCCGTTTTTCAGGCGGAAACCCTGCCGCAAACGGAGACTTTTCGGGCGTTGCAAAAAACTCCTACCTCATCGAAAACGGCGAAATTACAAAACCTCTTTCCGAAACGATGATAGCAGGAAACATCGTAAAGATGTTCAACGATATAATTTCCGTTTCAAAAGAAAAAGTAGACTACGGAAACGCAATAGTTCCGTGGATGCATTCTACAGGCATTACAATTTCCGGAAAGTAA
- a CDS encoding HDOD domain-containing protein: MLPSKEEAERLLEESYLKNPGPWREHSIVAAKCAQKIASACKDLNPDKAYILGLLHDIGRREGVTALAHVIDGYEYLMKLGYDEAARVCITHSFSIKKIETYIGKNDVSPEAYKKIKKLIDEYEYDDYDRLIQLCDSIALPQGSAKIEERMSDVKKRHGYYPQDKWNKHIELKKYFEQKSGLDIDNLGIRV, encoded by the coding sequence ATGTTACCTTCTAAAGAAGAAGCAGAAAGATTACTTGAAGAATCCTATTTAAAAAATCCCGGTCCTTGGAGGGAACACTCCATTGTTGCAGCCAAGTGTGCGCAAAAAATCGCTTCCGCATGCAAGGACTTGAACCCTGACAAGGCTTATATTTTGGGACTCCTCCACGATATAGGACGGAGGGAAGGCGTAACAGCCCTTGCCCATGTAATAGACGGTTATGAGTATCTTATGAAATTAGGCTATGATGAGGCTGCCCGAGTATGTATAACTCATTCTTTTTCTATAAAAAAAATAGAAACCTATATCGGCAAAAACGATGTCAGCCCTGAAGCGTATAAAAAAATAAAAAAGCTTATCGACGAATACGAATATGACGATTACGACAGGCTCATTCAGCTATGCGACAGCATTGCTCTCCCTCAAGGTTCTGCAAAAATCGAAGAGAGAATGAGCGATGTAAAAAAACGCCACGGCTATTATCCCCAAGACAAATGGAACAAACATATCGAACTAAAAAAATACTTTGAACAAAAATCCGGCTTGGATATAGATAACCTAGGAATCAGGGTGTAG